From the genome of Eucalyptus grandis isolate ANBG69807.140 chromosome 2, ASM1654582v1, whole genome shotgun sequence, one region includes:
- the LOC104434421 gene encoding PR5-like receptor kinase isoform X2, translating into MTIVSGKQRVGLKIGIGMAASGVGIGITLIIMLSFSKKRVIRIIMALIKHRSEQFDGEMKIEGLVSSRRYTYKDIKRMTNSFKEKLGEGGYGYVYKGKLRDDQFVAVKLLKKLKGNAEEFFNEVASISRTSHINVVNLLGFCFEGKKRALVYEFMPNGSLEKFIFNRSNTLEVDQQLSWDTLYQISLGIAHGLEYLHRGCNTRILHFDIKPHNILLDANYCPKISDFGLAKICPREESIVSLLGARGTIGYIAPELIIRNIGGVSHKSDVYSYGMMVLEMIGKRKNIEVTVDHTSEIYFPYWVHRRLELREELGLHGITNEEDEGIAKKMIVVGLWCIQIDPRARPSMTGVVEMLKGSVETLQIPPKPSLSSLSRSPEACQCMPERNDSTWHDSISITSD; encoded by the coding sequence gaATGGCTGCATCGGGAGTTGGAATTGGGATCACCCTTATTATAATGCTTTCCTTCAGTAAGAAACGAGTGATCAGAATTATTATGGCTTTGATAAAGCATAGGAGCGAGCAATTCGATGGCGAAATGAAGATTGAGGGACTTGTCTCATCGAGAAGATATACCTACAAAGACATCAAGAGGATGACCAActctttcaaagaaaagttAGGCGAGGGAGGCTACGGCTATGTGTATAAAGGCAAGCTTCGAGATGATCAATTTGTGGCAGTAAAGCTTCTAAAGAAGCTGAAAGGCAATGCTGAAGAATTTTTCAATGAAGTTGCGAGCATAAGTAGGACTTCTCATATCAATGTTGTTAACCTCTTGGGGTTTTGtttcgaaggaaaaaaaagagcttTGGTTTATGAGTTCATGCCCAATGGATCACTCGAAAAATTCATATTCAACAGGAGTAACACTTTAGAGGTAGATCAACAATTGAGTTGGGACACATTGTACCAGATTTCGCTCGGCATAGCTCACGGGCTAGAGTACTTGCATAGAGGATGTAATACAAGGATCCTACACTTCGACATAAAGCCTCACAACATTCTTCTTGATGCAAACTATTGTCCCAAGATTTCCGACTTTGGTCTTGCCAAAATATGCCCAAGAGAAGAGAGCATCGTGTCATTGCTTGGTGCCCGAGGCACCATCGGATACATTGCTCCCGAGCTAATCATAAGGAACATCGGAGGGGTTTCTCACAAATCGGATGTCTACAGTTATGGCATGATGGTTCTAGAGATGATCGGCAAGAGGAAAAACATTGAAGTCACGGTAGATCATACGAGTGAAATATACTTTCCTTATTGGGTCCACCGACGCTTGGAGCTCCGAGAAGAGCTTGGCCTGCATGGGATCACAAATGAGGAGGATGAAGGAATTGCAAAGAAGATGATTGTAGTAGGCTTATGGTGCATTCAGATCGATCCGAGAGCTCGACCATCAATGACCGGAGTTGTGGAGATGCTAAAAGGCAGTGTTGAGACCTTACAAATTCCTCCCAAACCATCCTTGTCATCACTCTCAAGATCACCCGAGGCTTGTCAATGTATGCCAGAGAGAAATGACTCAACTTGGCACGATTCAATATCAATTACATCAGACTAA
- the LOC104434421 gene encoding PR5-like receptor kinase isoform X1 gives MIIVSGKHRVGVKIGIGMAASGVGIGITLIIMLSFSKKRVIRIIMALIKHRSEQFDGEMKIEGLVSSRRYTYKDIKRMTNSFKEKLGEGGYGYVYKGKLRDDQFVAVKLLKKLKGNAEEFFNEVASISRTSHINVVNLLGFCFEGKKRALVYEFMPNGSLEKFIFNRSNTLEVDQQLSWDTLYQISLGIAHGLEYLHRGCNTRILHFDIKPHNILLDANYCPKISDFGLAKICPREESIVSLLGARGTIGYIAPELIIRNIGGVSHKSDVYSYGMMVLEMIGKRKNIEVTVDHTSEIYFPYWVHRRLELREELGLHGITNEEDEGIAKKMIVVGLWCIQIDPRARPSMTGVVEMLKGSVETLQIPPKPSLSSLSRSPEACQCMPERNDSTWHDSISITSD, from the exons ATGATTATTGTCTCAGGAAAACATAGGGTTGGAGTGAAAATTGGAATAG gaATGGCTGCATCGGGAGTTGGAATTGGGATCACCCTTATTATAATGCTTTCCTTCAGTAAGAAACGAGTGATCAGAATTATTATGGCTTTGATAAAGCATAGGAGCGAGCAATTCGATGGCGAAATGAAGATTGAGGGACTTGTCTCATCGAGAAGATATACCTACAAAGACATCAAGAGGATGACCAActctttcaaagaaaagttAGGCGAGGGAGGCTACGGCTATGTGTATAAAGGCAAGCTTCGAGATGATCAATTTGTGGCAGTAAAGCTTCTAAAGAAGCTGAAAGGCAATGCTGAAGAATTTTTCAATGAAGTTGCGAGCATAAGTAGGACTTCTCATATCAATGTTGTTAACCTCTTGGGGTTTTGtttcgaaggaaaaaaaagagcttTGGTTTATGAGTTCATGCCCAATGGATCACTCGAAAAATTCATATTCAACAGGAGTAACACTTTAGAGGTAGATCAACAATTGAGTTGGGACACATTGTACCAGATTTCGCTCGGCATAGCTCACGGGCTAGAGTACTTGCATAGAGGATGTAATACAAGGATCCTACACTTCGACATAAAGCCTCACAACATTCTTCTTGATGCAAACTATTGTCCCAAGATTTCCGACTTTGGTCTTGCCAAAATATGCCCAAGAGAAGAGAGCATCGTGTCATTGCTTGGTGCCCGAGGCACCATCGGATACATTGCTCCCGAGCTAATCATAAGGAACATCGGAGGGGTTTCTCACAAATCGGATGTCTACAGTTATGGCATGATGGTTCTAGAGATGATCGGCAAGAGGAAAAACATTGAAGTCACGGTAGATCATACGAGTGAAATATACTTTCCTTATTGGGTCCACCGACGCTTGGAGCTCCGAGAAGAGCTTGGCCTGCATGGGATCACAAATGAGGAGGATGAAGGAATTGCAAAGAAGATGATTGTAGTAGGCTTATGGTGCATTCAGATCGATCCGAGAGCTCGACCATCAATGACCGGAGTTGTGGAGATGCTAAAAGGCAGTGTTGAGACCTTACAAATTCCTCCCAAACCATCCTTGTCATCACTCTCAAGATCACCCGAGGCTTGTCAATGTATGCCAGAGAGAAATGACTCAACTTGGCACGATTCAATATCAATTACATCAGACTAA